A stretch of DNA from Candidatus Coatesbacteria bacterium:
GGCATTCGCCGCACTGGGCGGGGGAAGCCATTCACGCCGCCTGCTTAATCGGGCCGGGCCTCGACGTGTTCCAGCAACCGGCCGACGATATCTTCGGCGCCGACGCCCTCGGCCTCGGCGTTGAAGTTGGGCAGTACCCGGTGACGCAGCACGGCCGCGGCCAGGGCGCGGACGTCGTCGAGGGAGGGGGTCGGCCGACCGCGCAGGGCGGCGCGGGCTTTGGCCCCCAGCACGAGGAACTGCCCGGCGCGCACCCCGGCGCCCCAGGCGACCCAGCGGCTGACGAACTCCGGCGCCGTCTCGTCATCGGGACGACTGGCCCGGGCCAGCGCGACGGCGTAGCGCACGACGTGTTCCGGGGCGGGCAGCCGGCGGACCAAACTCTGCAGCTCCAGCACCTCCGCGGCCTCGAGCACGGGCTCCAACTCGACCTCCGCGGCACCCGTGGTCCGGCCGACGATCTCGTACTCCTCGCCACGCTCGGGGTAGCCGATGAGGATCTGCAGCATGAAGCGATCCAGCTGGGCCTCGGGCAGGGGGTAGGTGCCCTCCTGTTCGATCGGGTTCTGCGTCGCCAGGACGAAGAAGGGCTCCGGCAGGGGGTGGGTCGTCTCGCCGACGGTCACCTCGCGCTCCTGCATCGATTGCAGCAGGGCGGCCTGGGTCTTGGGCGGGGTGCGGTTGATCTCGTCGGCCAGCAGGACGTTGGTGAACACCGGTCCATGGTAGAACTCGTAGCGGCGCCGCCCCGTCTCCGGATCGAGCTGGATGATGTCGGTGCCGGTGATATCGGCGGGCATCAGGTCCGGGGTGAACTGGACGCGCTTGAAGTCCAACCTT
This window harbors:
- a CDS encoding AAA domain-containing protein, whose translation is MERAERSLERLAAAAKRLQDQLGRVIVGQHAVVEQMLVSLLCHAHSLVVGVPGLAKTLLVSSLARCLRLDFKRVQFTPDLMPADITGTDIIQLDPETGRRRYEFYHGPVFTNVLLADEINRTPPKTQAALLQSMQEREVTVGETTHPLPEPFFVLATQNPIEQEGTYPLPEAQLDRFMLQILIGYPERGEEYEIVGRTTGAAEVELEPVLEAAEVLELQSLVRRLPAPEHVVRYAVALARASRPDDETAPEFVSRWVAWGAGVRAGQFLVLGAKARAALRGRPTPSLDDVRALAAAVLRHRVLPNFNAEAEGVGAEDIVGRLLEHVEARPD